In Delphinus delphis chromosome 11, mDelDel1.2, whole genome shotgun sequence, one genomic interval encodes:
- the ATF1 gene encoding cyclic AMP-dependent transcription factor ATF-1 isoform X2 — protein MEDSHKNNASETAPQSGSTVQGAHISHIPQQMSLRGSAPVTIVPLPGEQVQVQGVIQTAQSSVIHPPHVQTVSSLSESEESQDSSDSIGSSQKTHGILARRPSYRKILKDLSSEDTRGRKGDGENPGVSAVTSMSVPTPIYQTSTGQYIAIAPNGALQLASPGTDGVQGLQTLTMTNSGSTQQGTTILQYAQTSDGQQILVPSNQVVVQTASGDMQTYQIRTTPSATSLPQTVVMTSPVTLTSQTTKTDDPQLKREIRLMKNREAARECRRKKKEYVKCLENRVAVLENQNKTLIEELKTLKDLYSNKSV, from the exons aTGTCATTAAGAGGATCTGCGCCAGTGACAATTGTACCTCTTCCTGGAGAGCAAGTACAGGTTCAGGGGGTCATCCAGACAGCTCAGTCTTCTGTAATTCACCCACCACACGTGCAAACG GTATCATCTTTATCAGAAAGTGAAGAGTCTCAGGACTCATCTGACAGCATAGGCTCCTCACAGAAAACCCACGGGATCCTAGCACGGCGCCCATCTTACAG aaaaattttgaaagacCTATCTTCTGAAGATACACGGGGCAGAAAAGGAGACGGAGAAAATCCTGGAGTTTCTGCTGTCACTTCTATGTCTGTTCCAACTCCCATCTATCAGACTAGCACCGGACAGTACA TTGCCATTGCCCCAAATGGAGCCTTACAGCTGGCCAGTCCAGGCACAGATGGAGTACAGGGGCTTCAGACATTAACCATGACAAATTCAGGCAGTACTCAACAAGGTACAACAATTCTCCAGTATGCACAGACCTCTGATGGACAGCAAATACTTGTGCCCAGCAACCAGGTGGTTGTACAAA CTGCATCAGGAGATATGCAGACATATCAGATCCGTACCACACCTTCAGCTACTTCGCTACCACAAACCGTGGTGATGACATCTCCCGTAACCCTTACATCTCAGACAACTAAGACAGATGACCCccaactgaaaagagaaataaggtTGATGAAAAATAG AGAAGCTGCTCGAGAATGtcgcagaaagaagaaagaatatgtgAAATGTCTGGAAAATCGAGTTGCAGTCctggaaaatcaaaataaaactctAATAGAAGAGTTGAAAACTTTGAAGGATCTTTATTCTAATAAAAGTGTTTGA